One stretch of Schlesneria sp. DSM 10557 DNA includes these proteins:
- a CDS encoding PD-(D/E)XK nuclease family protein: protein MTQFTIIAGCAGAGKTERLLKTYGAALERARSEGRFGTCLWLSPTQRIQKSIVRQVVARQGAVCFSPNILTFDQFARKILESEGVPDSPISPVMKRLLIRRIASGLQDQGELRYFRPIAGTTGFLDIVSNFISELKREEIWPEEFVAACRKRKSSFARRDLEIGLIYSRYQEQLAQQNWYDNEGRFWLARNALDRGARGEFANVGLVVVDGFADFTQTQYEILGILSRWIDQIIVALPVEPTTTRPNLFSKPSAAIQRIREQLDAQAKFQLEWLSASGATASTVGSEVGAADSGTGRTQRTKSVQVIADRLFSNPRFLQPSSEADGLEIIAATGPASEWEGVAHRIKALLRSGREESGTVIDHGANPGSVQPQDIVIGLRTIADDGPRLRDYLRSAGLPVWCEAEVPFTASPTVRAVSSLLQLELEDWPYERLLSVLDSSFFQPNWPELASNRGVRVVAAVLRQLRLGGGRETILRVVGRAAGEPASDPVAEERSATAAARVALPLLTRLSRSLDQLRRSHTLADWADVLASIGEDLGWTRRHLNADDALAVSESRDWDLLQRILRTAAEADQKLSEGGRARSMKLPEFCAEMSDLLSHETLKAEIEPGGSIRILGMEQIRNLDIPHLFLLGMTENSFPMSRSDDCLFSEAERREFNEHGVILRHRSSHQADEMFLFYSVVTRARKSLTLSYPAVNLKGQPVFSSPYVTALTTLFTKGAFVETYEGQLNPVPTVDRALTPTDVRLAAMVQAHTRHPELFRAVLEWEPLRKTAFNSLAACDVAHHRFHQHGFTPYEGRLELPQNQALLQHRFGSRHQFSATELEAYAKCPFQFWLSTVLRIAPVDSPEEGTDFAARGTLLHDVLAELLKEGFAEDRDALRSRFHELVSTQLDRRIPDTELQRALIEVERLILLRWGDAFAEQHTSYAEQIGNVFRRIESLPPEIPFGRLPDAPVSDDQSNPEIRFGNEETGVKVRGRIDRVDCGTIEGQNAFLVIDYKTGQRPSLKREDMISGRSIQLALYLIAVRRLGLVAPDAVPFQMGYWALKETGYKPGLTKKLKNFAPLEEAVVKSLDVLLDDLLPRLAEGIRSGNFIVENNDDNCTGYCQYRTVCRVNQLRPLAEALGKRSPTPVDPCPVDAEPE from the coding sequence ATGACTCAATTCACTATCATCGCGGGTTGCGCTGGAGCGGGGAAGACCGAGAGGCTGCTGAAGACTTATGGGGCCGCACTGGAGCGGGCCCGGTCTGAGGGGCGGTTCGGGACCTGCTTGTGGCTTTCGCCGACGCAGCGAATTCAGAAATCGATCGTTCGGCAAGTTGTCGCCCGCCAGGGTGCGGTTTGCTTCTCACCGAATATTCTGACGTTCGATCAGTTCGCACGAAAGATTCTGGAATCGGAAGGCGTGCCGGACTCGCCGATCTCGCCTGTGATGAAGCGGCTCCTAATCCGCCGGATTGCCAGTGGCTTGCAGGATCAGGGCGAACTGCGCTACTTCCGCCCGATCGCAGGGACGACCGGTTTTCTGGATATCGTTTCCAATTTCATCAGCGAACTGAAACGGGAAGAGATCTGGCCTGAGGAATTTGTCGCGGCCTGCCGGAAACGGAAATCCAGTTTCGCGCGGCGCGATCTGGAAATTGGACTGATTTACTCCCGCTATCAGGAACAACTTGCACAGCAGAACTGGTACGACAACGAAGGCCGCTTCTGGCTGGCTCGTAATGCGTTGGATCGGGGAGCTCGGGGTGAGTTTGCGAATGTCGGACTGGTGGTCGTCGACGGCTTCGCGGACTTTACGCAGACGCAGTATGAGATCCTGGGAATCCTGTCGAGGTGGATCGATCAGATCATTGTCGCCCTACCCGTCGAACCAACGACAACTCGTCCGAACCTGTTCTCTAAACCCTCTGCGGCAATCCAGCGGATCCGCGAGCAACTCGACGCCCAGGCGAAGTTTCAACTGGAATGGCTGTCTGCTTCAGGAGCCACAGCGAGCACAGTTGGTTCTGAGGTGGGCGCTGCTGATTCAGGAACAGGTCGAACGCAGCGGACAAAATCGGTTCAAGTCATTGCTGACCGACTGTTCTCGAACCCCCGATTCCTCCAGCCTTCATCTGAAGCAGACGGGCTCGAGATCATCGCGGCGACCGGACCTGCATCGGAATGGGAAGGGGTTGCACACCGGATTAAGGCATTGCTCAGGTCCGGTCGTGAGGAATCGGGAACTGTCATCGATCACGGGGCCAATCCCGGTTCTGTCCAGCCGCAGGACATCGTGATCGGCCTGCGCACCATTGCCGACGACGGCCCTCGACTGAGGGACTACCTTCGGTCGGCGGGACTTCCCGTCTGGTGTGAGGCCGAGGTCCCGTTCACGGCAAGCCCGACGGTCCGCGCCGTCTCCTCGTTGCTTCAGTTAGAACTGGAAGACTGGCCTTACGAACGCCTGTTGTCGGTTTTGGATTCGAGTTTCTTTCAGCCGAACTGGCCTGAGCTGGCCTCGAACCGGGGTGTCCGCGTTGTCGCTGCTGTACTGCGTCAACTGCGGCTTGGTGGAGGACGCGAGACCATCCTGCGCGTGGTGGGACGAGCAGCCGGCGAACCCGCGTCCGACCCGGTTGCCGAAGAGCGCAGTGCCACTGCAGCGGCTCGCGTGGCTCTTCCCCTGCTGACGCGACTGTCACGAAGTCTCGACCAGTTACGGCGCTCGCACACACTTGCCGATTGGGCGGACGTCTTGGCGTCCATCGGTGAAGACCTCGGTTGGACGCGTCGTCACCTCAATGCAGATGACGCGCTTGCGGTGAGCGAATCGCGCGACTGGGACTTGCTCCAGCGGATCCTGCGAACGGCCGCCGAAGCCGATCAGAAGTTGTCAGAGGGAGGACGCGCTCGGTCGATGAAACTTCCTGAGTTCTGCGCGGAAATGAGTGACTTGCTCAGCCATGAGACGTTGAAGGCGGAAATCGAGCCGGGGGGGAGTATCCGGATCCTGGGAATGGAACAGATCCGAAATCTCGATATCCCGCACCTGTTCCTCCTGGGAATGACGGAGAACAGCTTCCCCATGAGTCGCAGCGACGACTGTCTTTTCAGCGAAGCAGAACGTCGCGAATTCAACGAACATGGCGTGATCCTGCGGCACCGGTCGAGTCATCAGGCGGACGAGATGTTCCTGTTCTACAGCGTTGTGACGCGAGCGCGAAAAAGCCTGACGCTGAGTTACCCGGCAGTCAATCTGAAGGGACAACCGGTCTTTTCGAGTCCCTATGTGACGGCGCTCACGACGTTGTTCACGAAAGGGGCGTTTGTCGAAACGTATGAAGGACAGCTGAATCCTGTACCCACCGTCGATCGAGCATTGACTCCGACCGATGTCCGACTGGCGGCGATGGTGCAGGCCCACACAAGGCATCCCGAGCTGTTCCGCGCCGTGCTGGAGTGGGAACCTTTGCGGAAGACCGCATTTAACAGTCTCGCGGCCTGCGATGTGGCCCATCACCGATTCCATCAGCACGGATTCACTCCGTACGAGGGGCGACTGGAGCTTCCCCAAAACCAGGCGCTGCTGCAGCACCGATTCGGGTCGCGACATCAATTCAGTGCAACGGAACTCGAAGCCTACGCGAAATGCCCTTTCCAGTTCTGGCTCTCGACCGTGCTGCGAATCGCGCCGGTCGATTCACCAGAGGAAGGGACCGATTTTGCGGCACGGGGTACCTTGCTCCACGATGTCCTGGCGGAATTGCTGAAAGAAGGATTCGCCGAAGATCGCGATGCCTTGCGCAGCCGATTCCACGAGCTGGTCAGCACACAACTCGATCGACGTATTCCCGATACGGAATTGCAACGGGCTTTGATTGAGGTCGAACGGCTGATTCTGTTGCGGTGGGGAGACGCGTTCGCGGAACAGCACACCAGCTATGCGGAACAGATTGGCAACGTGTTTCGCCGGATTGAATCGCTGCCTCCGGAAATTCCGTTCGGCCGGTTGCCCGATGCCCCTGTCTCAGACGATCAGTCGAACCCTGAAATCCGGTTCGGCAATGAAGAGACTGGCGTCAAGGTACGGGGCCGGATTGACCGAGTCGATTGCGGAACAATCGAAGGGCAGAACGCATTTTTGGTGATCGACTACAAGACCGGACAACGCCCCAGTCTGAAACGAGAAGATATGATCTCGGGGCGCTCGATCCAGCTTGCACTTTATCTGATCGCGGTCAGACGTCTGGGGCTGGTTGCACCGGACGCGGTCCCATTCCAGATGGGATACTGGGCACTCAAGGAAACGGGCTATAAACCGGGCCTCACGAAGAAACTCAAGAATTTCGCACCGCTGGAAGAGGCTGTCGTGAAGTCGCTGGATGTCCTGCTGGACGATCTCTTACCTCGGCTGGCAGAGGGAATCCGCTCAGGAAACTTCATCGTTGAAAACAATGACGATAACTGCACCGGGTACTGCCAGTACCGGACTGTCTGCCGCGTGAACCAGCTTCGTCCACTCGCAGAAGCGCTGGGCAAGCGATCACCCACGCCGGTCGATCCATGTCCTGTTGATGCCGAGCCGGAATGA
- a CDS encoding HAD family hydrolase, whose translation MPEFIRPLQNHRTPRIAVIDFDGTLSLIRSGWVEIMVDLMFAKLRPLTPASESDADLTAFISNFVLNLNGRPTIYQMDFFVKTLKERGGDAESPEYYTQQFLDALIHKAEQRMAMLEAGECSADDLLVPGARAFLDDLRARGVQMTLASGTAVVNVRHEAKVLGIDHYFEGRIYGPGADSRDFSKLAVMKQVLADSGSHGSELLGLGDGFVEIENVKELGGVAIGCATDETHRSGQVEDWKRTRLIQAGADIIVPDYRNWHHLTEVLFPASA comes from the coding sequence ATGCCCGAATTTATCCGTCCGCTTCAGAATCATCGTACTCCGCGAATTGCCGTCATCGACTTTGACGGGACTTTAAGCCTGATTCGATCGGGGTGGGTTGAGATCATGGTCGACCTGATGTTTGCTAAGCTCAGGCCGCTGACTCCTGCCTCGGAATCCGACGCCGATTTGACGGCGTTCATCAGCAACTTCGTTCTGAACCTGAATGGCCGGCCGACAATCTATCAGATGGACTTCTTCGTCAAGACGCTCAAGGAGCGGGGTGGCGACGCGGAATCGCCCGAGTACTACACCCAGCAGTTCCTCGACGCGCTGATCCATAAAGCGGAACAGCGGATGGCGATGCTCGAGGCGGGGGAATGTTCGGCCGATGACCTGCTGGTCCCCGGCGCCCGAGCGTTTCTCGATGACCTTCGCGCACGTGGCGTGCAAATGACGCTCGCCAGCGGTACTGCCGTGGTGAATGTCCGTCACGAAGCAAAGGTTCTGGGAATCGATCACTACTTCGAAGGCCGCATCTACGGTCCCGGGGCCGATTCGCGTGATTTCTCTAAACTGGCAGTGATGAAGCAGGTTCTCGCCGATTCAGGCTCGCATGGTTCGGAACTGCTCGGCCTGGGCGACGGCTTCGTCGAAATCGAAAATGTGAAGGAACTCGGTGGAGTCGCAATCGGCTGTGCGACCGACGAGACTCACCGCAGTGGGCAGGTCGAAGACTGGAAGCGGACTCGACTGATCCAGGCGGGTGCCGACATCATCGTCCCCGACTACCGAAACTGGCACCACCTGACAGAAGTCTTGTTTCCCGCGTCGGCGTGA
- a CDS encoding glutamine amidotransferase has translation MAKIYYVGDWAIQLGPVYAESPFHHSVKGTEIFNYGKWLKEAIESTGEHQVTSVPGWDFYMLKPGEYEEILASYDAVIFSDVEARNFQLAPAFFKREGFGKQILTFPDRIRLTIEAVEGGMGVMFLGGWQSFSGDHGMGGWGRCRLRELLPVTCLDYEDLVESTEGYTAEVLDADHPILRGIDFSSLPPILGYNQVKPKEGGQIIARWTGTTDPLLAVGQIGKGRSIAYTSDPAPHWGCNFVFWEHYNRFWLNVAEWLVGAR, from the coding sequence ATGGCAAAGATTTACTACGTGGGCGACTGGGCCATTCAACTGGGGCCGGTCTACGCCGAATCTCCTTTTCACCACTCCGTGAAAGGGACAGAAATCTTTAACTATGGTAAGTGGCTGAAAGAAGCGATTGAATCGACCGGCGAGCACCAGGTGACCAGTGTCCCCGGTTGGGACTTTTACATGCTCAAGCCGGGGGAATACGAAGAGATCCTCGCGTCCTACGACGCCGTGATCTTTTCCGATGTCGAGGCGCGAAACTTTCAACTGGCCCCCGCCTTCTTCAAGCGGGAAGGCTTCGGCAAACAGATCCTGACGTTTCCAGATCGGATTCGCTTGACGATCGAAGCTGTAGAAGGGGGGATGGGCGTCATGTTTCTCGGGGGCTGGCAAAGCTTCAGCGGAGACCATGGCATGGGGGGCTGGGGACGCTGCCGGCTGCGTGAACTCCTGCCCGTCACCTGCCTCGACTACGAAGACCTCGTCGAGAGCACCGAAGGCTACACGGCGGAAGTGCTCGATGCGGACCACCCGATCCTGAGAGGAATTGATTTCTCATCCCTCCCACCGATCCTGGGATACAATCAGGTCAAGCCGAAAGAGGGAGGACAGATCATCGCCCGCTGGACCGGCACGACCGACCCGCTGCTCGCCGTCGGCCAGATCGGCAAAGGTCGGTCGATCGCCTACACCTCCGATCCAGCCCCGCACTGGGGCTGTAACTTCGTCTTCTGGGAACATTACAACCGCTTCTGGTTGAATGTGGCCGAGTGGCTCGTCGGGGCACGCTGA
- a CDS encoding AAA family ATPase, producing the protein MTQPASDLPPHDGDLAAVERLGVAYRQIVDQLGRVIVGQRGVVEELLIAMLAGGHALLVGVPGLAKTLMVKTLSETLNLSFNRIQFTPDLMPADITGTEVIQEDKATGGREFKFIPGPVFANVLLADEINRTPPKTQAALLEAMQEHQVTAGGKRHKLPDPFFVLATQNPIEQEGTYPLPEAQLDRFMFEILVDYPTEEEEFEIVRQTTVASHATVEKVLSYDEWLNLQALVRRVPVADSVIRYAMQFARLTRVGPGQPDFVKQYVSWGAGPRASQYLILGAKARAILHGRPYVSVEDVQKVAAPVLRHRILTNFNAEAEGIRPDDIVKKLTELIPPDGSVDRLLPKVFKTA; encoded by the coding sequence GTGACACAACCAGCCTCGGATCTTCCACCACACGACGGGGACCTTGCAGCCGTCGAGCGACTGGGTGTGGCGTACCGACAGATCGTCGACCAGTTAGGGCGAGTCATCGTCGGTCAGCGCGGAGTCGTCGAAGAGTTACTGATCGCCATGCTGGCGGGGGGACATGCGTTGCTGGTTGGCGTCCCGGGGCTCGCCAAAACCTTGATGGTCAAAACGCTGTCCGAGACTCTGAATCTATCCTTTAACCGCATTCAGTTTACCCCTGACCTGATGCCCGCCGACATCACCGGCACCGAGGTCATTCAGGAAGATAAAGCGACAGGGGGACGTGAATTCAAGTTCATTCCGGGTCCCGTGTTTGCCAATGTCCTGCTGGCAGACGAAATCAACCGAACGCCACCGAAGACACAAGCTGCTCTGCTGGAGGCCATGCAGGAACATCAGGTCACAGCGGGAGGTAAGCGCCACAAGCTGCCCGATCCGTTCTTCGTACTGGCCACGCAAAATCCCATCGAGCAGGAGGGAACATATCCCCTCCCAGAAGCCCAGCTCGACCGCTTCATGTTCGAGATCCTCGTGGACTATCCCACCGAAGAGGAAGAATTCGAGATCGTCCGGCAGACGACCGTTGCCAGTCATGCTACGGTCGAAAAAGTGCTGTCATACGACGAGTGGCTTAACCTTCAAGCTCTGGTGCGGCGAGTTCCCGTCGCCGATTCCGTCATTCGCTATGCCATGCAGTTCGCCCGCCTGACGCGCGTTGGACCGGGCCAGCCTGACTTCGTGAAGCAATACGTCAGCTGGGGAGCCGGCCCGCGAGCGAGCCAGTACCTGATCCTGGGAGCCAAGGCCCGCGCGATTCTGCATGGACGTCCTTACGTCAGTGTCGAAGACGTACAGAAGGTCGCCGCTCCGGTACTCCGCCATCGCATTCTGACCAACTTCAACGCCGAGGCCGAGGGAATCCGCCCCGACGACATCGTCAAAAAACTGACCGAACTGATCCCCCCCGATGGGTCGGTCGATCGCCTGCTGCCGAAAGTCTTCAAGACTGCTTGA
- a CDS encoding sodium:solute symporter has product MTNFSWLVDGSIVGLYLVVTMAAGLMVRKYVGKVEHFLVAGREMNLYLGIASLAATEFGIVTCMYTAQSGYEYGFAGSTPGILQALAMLVIGVTGFCVKPLRDSGVMTIPELFEVRYGPFIRWLSGVVIVLGGLLNMGVFLRVGGEFLVLVSGLNEKYLVISMTALLLMVAIYTILGGMLSVLVTDFLQFIVMSLGLLAVTYLTLWNVGWTKIIDTVQQTHGAGGFNPFIHPKLGFEYVLAQAFVQIAATLTWQTTIARLLAAKDTWTGQKVYIGTSFFFVCRFLIPGIWGIAALAMLSPDILASRATDPSNATLQAMPIYLSTFVPIGLMGLLVAAMLAADMSTDSSYMITWAAVIYNDILGPFRRSKTSEATGLLINRMIVAAIGVFLFFYGLFYKLEGGLWDYLTTTGTVYLSSMSVLLIACCYWKGANNWGAAAAIVVGAAFPIGYLVLEKTIPGGAATLHDSYGFTQDRAKISAFALSAVSMVLFSLLKPRPAAQN; this is encoded by the coding sequence GTGACTAACTTTTCCTGGTTGGTGGATGGCAGCATTGTCGGCCTCTATCTGGTCGTCACGATGGCGGCCGGATTGATGGTCCGGAAATATGTCGGCAAGGTAGAACACTTCCTGGTTGCGGGCCGGGAAATGAACCTCTATCTGGGGATCGCATCACTGGCGGCCACAGAATTCGGCATTGTGACCTGCATGTACACAGCCCAGTCGGGGTATGAGTACGGTTTTGCAGGGTCCACGCCCGGAATTCTGCAGGCACTCGCCATGCTGGTGATTGGTGTCACCGGATTCTGCGTCAAGCCGCTGCGCGACTCTGGTGTGATGACGATCCCCGAATTATTCGAAGTTCGTTATGGACCCTTTATCCGCTGGCTTTCCGGCGTCGTGATTGTGTTGGGTGGCCTGCTGAACATGGGCGTCTTCCTGCGAGTTGGCGGAGAGTTCCTGGTCCTTGTCAGCGGGTTGAACGAGAAGTATCTCGTCATCTCGATGACGGCACTTCTGCTGATGGTGGCGATCTACACCATTCTGGGAGGAATGCTCTCGGTGCTGGTGACCGACTTCCTGCAATTCATTGTGATGAGTCTTGGCCTGCTGGCGGTGACTTACCTGACTCTGTGGAACGTCGGCTGGACTAAGATTATTGACACCGTGCAACAGACACATGGAGCAGGGGGCTTTAATCCTTTCATCCATCCAAAACTTGGCTTTGAATATGTGCTGGCTCAGGCGTTTGTTCAGATTGCAGCCACGCTGACCTGGCAAACGACGATTGCCAGACTGCTGGCGGCAAAGGATACGTGGACGGGACAGAAGGTCTACATCGGCACCAGCTTCTTCTTCGTCTGTCGCTTTCTGATCCCCGGTATCTGGGGGATCGCAGCACTCGCGATGCTCAGCCCTGACATTCTTGCGTCGCGGGCAACCGATCCCTCCAACGCCACGTTGCAGGCGATGCCCATTTACCTCAGCACGTTCGTTCCGATCGGTCTCATGGGATTGCTGGTGGCGGCCATGCTGGCAGCAGATATGTCGACCGACTCGTCCTACATGATTACCTGGGCGGCAGTCATCTATAACGACATCCTCGGCCCGTTCCGCCGAAGCAAAACGTCCGAAGCAACAGGTCTGCTGATTAACCGTATGATCGTCGCCGCAATCGGGGTATTTCTGTTCTTCTACGGCCTCTTTTATAAACTCGAAGGGGGCCTGTGGGATTATCTGACCACTACGGGAACGGTTTATCTTTCCAGTATGTCAGTGCTGCTGATCGCCTGCTGTTACTGGAAAGGGGCCAATAACTGGGGCGCTGCCGCCGCGATTGTCGTCGGTGCCGCATTTCCCATCGGTTATCTGGTTCTGGAGAAGACAATTCCCGGCGGGGCTGCGACTTTGCATGATTCGTACGGATTCACGCAGGACCGGGCCAAAATTTCTGCCTTCGCGCTTTCCGCAGTGTCCATGGTACTCTTCTCGCTGCTGAAGCCCCGGCCCGCTGCACAGAACTGA
- the hpnH gene encoding adenosyl-hopene transferase HpnH: MGVPVSQMWTVASYVLGKKLRGVKRYPLVLMLEPLFRCNLACAGCGKIQYPVDILRRHLTPEQCFKAVDECGAPMISIPGGEPLLHPQIGEIVEGLVARKKYVYLCTNAILLEKHIHQFKPSKYLSFSIHLDGPKEEHDFAVCREGVYDIAIQAIKTAVAKGFRVTTNTTVYNNANPDSMREMFDNMMGLGVEGMMISPGYQYEKAPSQDLFLHRNQTTNLFKRIVGNAKRSWRFNLSPLFVEFLKGNWDLECTPWGMPAYNLFGWQRPCYLLNEGYCETFQELLDTTDWSRYGRASGNPKCADCMVHCGYEATAVADTFGSLKAFSQVVKLTLLGAAREKLPPDEPGPENTSGSDEERIRKVQLPVLSS; this comes from the coding sequence ATGGGTGTGCCGGTTTCGCAAATGTGGACGGTCGCAAGTTATGTCCTCGGCAAGAAGCTTCGGGGCGTCAAGCGCTATCCCCTGGTTCTGATGCTGGAACCGCTGTTTCGCTGTAACCTGGCCTGCGCAGGCTGCGGAAAGATTCAGTACCCCGTCGATATTCTCCGTCGCCATCTCACCCCCGAACAGTGTTTTAAGGCCGTTGACGAATGTGGCGCCCCGATGATCTCCATTCCCGGTGGTGAGCCGCTGCTGCATCCCCAGATCGGCGAGATCGTTGAAGGACTGGTGGCGCGCAAGAAATACGTCTACCTGTGCACAAACGCCATTCTGCTTGAAAAGCATATCCATCAGTTCAAGCCTTCCAAGTACCTCTCCTTTTCGATCCACCTCGACGGTCCGAAAGAAGAACACGACTTCGCCGTTTGTCGCGAAGGCGTTTACGACATTGCCATCCAGGCCATCAAGACAGCGGTTGCCAAGGGGTTCCGGGTCACCACCAATACCACCGTCTACAATAATGCGAACCCCGATTCGATGCGGGAAATGTTCGACAACATGATGGGGCTTGGTGTCGAAGGGATGATGATCTCGCCAGGGTACCAGTACGAAAAAGCGCCGAGCCAGGATCTGTTTCTGCACCGTAACCAGACGACCAACCTGTTCAAACGGATTGTCGGAAATGCCAAGCGAAGCTGGCGTTTCAATCTGTCTCCCTTGTTCGTCGAGTTTCTCAAAGGAAACTGGGACCTCGAATGTACTCCCTGGGGGATGCCCGCCTACAACCTCTTTGGCTGGCAGCGTCCGTGCTACCTGCTGAACGAAGGCTACTGCGAAACCTTCCAGGAACTTCTCGATACGACCGACTGGTCCCGTTATGGCCGCGCCAGCGGAAACCCCAAATGTGCCGACTGCATGGTCCACTGTGGCTACGAAGCGACCGCGGTCGCCGATACCTTCGGGTCTCTCAAAGCCTTCTCACAAGTGGTGAAATTGACGTTGCTCGGCGCCGCTCGAGAGAAACTTCCTCCCGATGAACCTGGCCCCGAAAACACGTCCGGCTCTGATGAAGAGCGGATTCGTAAGGTCCAATTGCCTGTCTTGAGCTCCTGA
- a CDS encoding sorbosone dehydrogenase family protein produces the protein MKCILVNRVMLFAAMIQACLLGNLHAQIDESPLKVEPVVAFSDLKWTGWQPENDDGLASPLRPILLTHAGDGSNRIFVPQQQGIIHVFKPDSKETTVFLDMSKKVVYIDKENEEGFLGMAFHPKYKSNGEFFVYYTTQESPHTTVVSRFKVSKDDPNKADPDSEEQLLVVKHPYWNHKGGTICFGPDGFLYIAIGDGGAGNDPHGNGQNLQTLLGKILRIDVDHKDPGLNYAIPKDNPFIGKLANKQPIALPEIYAYGLRNVWRMSFDRQTGAFWAADVGQNLWEEINLITKGGNYGWNLREAKHEFAPNSTSAGPGLIDPIYEYHHDIGKSITGGHVYRGKKVPELAGHYLYADYVTGRIWALKYDEAKKAVVANRAIQYQGAALPVISFGEDEAGEAYFNIVSPTGRGIYTFKSAK, from the coding sequence GTGAAATGCATCCTTGTGAATCGCGTCATGTTGTTTGCCGCAATGATTCAAGCGTGTCTGCTCGGTAACTTGCACGCCCAGATTGATGAATCTCCTCTCAAAGTCGAACCCGTCGTCGCCTTTAGTGACCTCAAGTGGACTGGCTGGCAGCCCGAAAACGACGATGGCCTGGCTAGCCCGCTGCGCCCCATCCTGCTGACGCACGCTGGCGACGGATCCAATCGGATCTTCGTTCCGCAGCAGCAGGGGATCATTCACGTCTTCAAGCCCGACTCAAAAGAGACGACCGTCTTCCTGGATATGTCCAAGAAGGTTGTCTACATCGATAAAGAAAACGAAGAAGGCTTCCTGGGGATGGCCTTCCACCCCAAGTACAAATCCAATGGCGAATTCTTCGTCTATTACACGACGCAGGAATCTCCTCATACCACCGTCGTTTCCCGCTTCAAGGTCTCCAAAGACGATCCCAACAAGGCTGATCCCGACAGCGAAGAACAGCTGCTGGTCGTGAAGCATCCTTACTGGAACCACAAAGGGGGCACGATCTGCTTCGGTCCCGACGGTTTCCTTTACATCGCCATTGGCGACGGCGGTGCTGGCAACGATCCACATGGAAACGGCCAGAATCTGCAGACGCTGCTGGGCAAGATCCTGCGAATTGACGTCGATCACAAGGATCCCGGGCTGAACTACGCGATCCCCAAAGACAACCCTTTCATCGGCAAACTCGCCAACAAGCAGCCGATCGCCTTGCCGGAAATCTATGCCTACGGGTTGCGGAACGTCTGGCGGATGTCGTTTGATCGCCAGACCGGTGCCTTCTGGGCGGCAGACGTCGGACAGAACCTGTGGGAAGAAATCAACCTGATTACGAAAGGGGGCAACTATGGCTGGAATCTGCGTGAGGCCAAGCACGAGTTCGCCCCGAACAGTACCAGTGCCGGTCCGGGTCTGATCGATCCGATTTACGAATATCACCATGATATCGGCAAGTCGATCACGGGTGGACACGTCTATCGTGGCAAGAAAGTTCCCGAACTGGCTGGTCACTACCTGTACGCCGACTATGTGACGGGACGAATCTGGGCCTTGAAATACGACGAAGCAAAGAAGGCGGTTGTCGCCAATCGCGCGATTCAATATCAGGGCGCGGCACTCCCCGTCATCAGCTTCGGGGAAGACGAAGCGGGAGAGGCCTACTTCAACATCGTCAGCCCGACAGGACGTGGCATCTACACGTTCAAGTCTGCGAAATGA
- a CDS encoding tRNA (cytidine(34)-2'-O)-methyltransferase, whose protein sequence is MSHEPLLHIVLYQPEIPPNTGNIGRTCVAVGAKLWLVRPLGFSLDESQLRRAGLDYWPFLDYEVVDSWNEILQRLPGRTVWCIENPAAKTVWQASFSPGDILLFGRETNGLPLSLVDQYRSHTLQFPMYPEVRSLNLANTVCAVVYEAVRQFGGIPAR, encoded by the coding sequence ATGTCTCACGAACCGCTGCTGCATATCGTCCTCTATCAACCTGAGATCCCACCCAACACCGGGAACATCGGTCGAACCTGCGTGGCCGTCGGAGCAAAGTTGTGGCTCGTCCGCCCCTTGGGATTCAGTCTCGACGAGAGTCAGCTTCGTCGCGCGGGTCTCGACTATTGGCCTTTCCTCGATTACGAAGTCGTGGATAGCTGGAACGAGATTCTTCAGCGACTTCCCGGCAGAACGGTGTGGTGTATCGAGAATCCCGCCGCCAAGACGGTATGGCAGGCGAGTTTCTCCCCCGGTGACATCCTGTTGTTCGGCCGTGAAACGAACGGACTGCCACTCAGCCTGGTCGACCAGTATCGCAGCCACACGCTGCAGTTTCCGATGTATCCCGAAGTACGAAGCTTGAACCTCGCTAACACGGTCTGCGCCGTCGTCTATGAAGCGGTACGCCAGTTCGGCGGAATTCCGGCCAGATAG